A window of the Falco rusticolus isolate bFalRus1 chromosome 1, bFalRus1.pri, whole genome shotgun sequence genome harbors these coding sequences:
- the MED28 gene encoding mediator of RNA polymerase II transcription subunit 28 produces MAGALSGMFTNQPPGPPPPPGPPGGPGPPGLIPPPTGPRNPNNTLVDELEASFEACFASLVSQDYVNGTDQEEIRTGVDQCIQKFLDVARQTECFFLQKRLQLSVQKPEQVIKEDVSELRNELQRKEALIQKHLSKLRQWQQVLEDISVQHKKPAEMPQGPLAYLEQASANIPAPMKQT; encoded by the exons ATGGCGGGCGCGCTGAGCGGCATGTTCACTAACCAGCCtccggggccgccgccgccgccggggcctCCCGGCGGGCCTGGCCCGCCTGGCCTCATCCCGCCTCCGACAGGGCCGCGCAACCCCAACAACACGCTCGTGGACGAGCTGGAGGCGTCGTTCGAG GCCTGCTTCGCCTCGCTGGTGAGCCAGGACTACGTGAACGGCACGGACCAGGAGGAGATCCGCACCG GTGTTGATCAGTGCATCCAGAAGTTTCTGGATGTTGCAAGACAAACAGAGTGcttttttctacaaaaaagaCTGCAGCTGTCAGTCCAGAAACCAGAGCAAGTAATTAAAGAG GATGTTTCAGAATTAAGAAATgaattgcagagaaaagaagcaTTAATTCAGAAGCATTTGAGTAAATTGCGACAATGGCAACAGGTCCTGGAAGATATCAGTGTACAGCACAAAAAGCCTGCAGAAATGCCTCAGGGTCCATTAGCTTACCTAGAACAAGCATCTGCTAATATTCCTGCTCCAATGAAGCAAACATGA